Proteins encoded by one window of Anaerosalibacter sp. Marseille-P3206:
- a CDS encoding YitT family protein, whose product MENNKKWYKEIISYAGIVLGVMISAVAFNFFLEPNNIAPGGVTGLAIVIRTVTGIPIYLTNLIINIPLFIIGVVVLGKAFGAKTLFATFGLSFFLKIVPYRVATEDLLLASVFGGILLGFGLGLVFKSGGTTGGTDLAGAILNKCFPRVSISSYMMAIDGIVVAIAGLASRKLEISLYSVIALYLVIKVINTMLEGVGYVKAFLIITEKPEELGQAIMRDIQRGVTLFKGKGMYTKEEKDILLCVVNRSQFTKLKELVNAIDAKAFLMVTDMYEVIGEGFQEIKK is encoded by the coding sequence GTGGAAAACAATAAAAAGTGGTATAAGGAAATTATATCCTATGCAGGTATTGTACTGGGTGTCATGATAAGTGCAGTGGCATTTAATTTTTTCTTAGAGCCAAATAATATTGCTCCAGGTGGGGTCACAGGTTTGGCTATTGTCATAAGAACAGTTACTGGAATTCCTATATATCTTACAAACTTAATTATTAATATTCCACTATTTATTATAGGAGTTGTTGTACTAGGTAAGGCATTTGGAGCAAAGACTTTATTTGCTACTTTTGGTCTTTCATTTTTTCTAAAAATAGTTCCTTATAGGGTTGCAACAGAAGATTTATTGTTGGCTTCTGTTTTTGGTGGAATACTTTTAGGTTTTGGGTTAGGACTAGTGTTCAAATCTGGTGGTACTACTGGAGGCACTGACTTAGCTGGTGCTATACTCAACAAGTGTTTTCCAAGGGTTAGTATATCTTCCTATATGATGGCTATAGATGGTATTGTAGTTGCCATTGCAGGGCTGGCATCTAGGAAGTTAGAGATATCATTGTATTCTGTAATAGCACTATATCTTGTAATTAAAGTTATAAATACCATGTTAGAAGGGGTAGGCTATGTAAAGGCCTTTCTCATTATAACAGAAAAGCCTGAAGAACTTGGGCAAGCAATAATGAGAGATATACAAAGAGGTGTAACCCTATTTAAAGGGAAGGGCATGTATACAAAAGAAGAGAAGGATATTCTTCTTTGCGTAGTCAACAGATCACAATTTACAAAACTAAAAGAATTAGTTAATGCGATTGATGCAAAAGCTTTTCTTATGGTGACAGATATGTATGAAGTCATAGGGGAAGGTTTTCAAGAAATAAAAAAATAG
- a CDS encoding transketolase family protein, with translation MANMMATREAYGEALKELGGKNKDVVVLDADLSGSTKTAVFKKEYPERFFNVGIAEQSLMGTAAGLATTGKIPFASTFAMFAAGRAFEIIRNSICYPKLNVKVAATHAGLTVGEDGATHQAIEDISIMRSIPNMVVLNPADGVETRQCIMKAAEYNGPVYIRLGRSKVPVIFDDNYNFEIGKGVELKSGKDVTIIATGIMVAKALEASEALEAEGISARVINISTIKPIDKDIIIKAAKETKGIVTAEEHSIIGGLGSAVAEVIVENCPVPMMRVGVEDTFGESGTGESVLEKYGLTSENIVNNVKRILK, from the coding sequence ATGGCTAATATGATGGCAACAAGAGAAGCTTATGGTGAAGCACTAAAAGAATTAGGTGGCAAAAACAAAGATGTAGTTGTACTAGATGCAGACCTTTCAGGTTCTACTAAGACAGCAGTGTTTAAAAAGGAATATCCTGAAAGATTTTTTAACGTAGGAATAGCTGAACAAAGTCTAATGGGAACTGCTGCAGGATTAGCTACTACAGGTAAGATTCCTTTTGCTAGTACATTTGCTATGTTTGCTGCAGGTAGGGCATTTGAAATAATTAGAAACTCTATATGCTATCCAAAGTTAAATGTAAAAGTTGCTGCTACTCATGCAGGACTTACAGTAGGAGAAGATGGAGCTACTCATCAAGCTATAGAAGATATAAGTATAATGAGGTCTATTCCAAATATGGTAGTATTAAATCCAGCTGATGGTGTAGAAACAAGACAATGTATAATGAAAGCGGCTGAATATAATGGACCTGTATATATAAGATTAGGTAGAAGTAAGGTACCTGTAATATTTGATGATAATTATAATTTTGAAATAGGAAAAGGTGTAGAGCTAAAGAGTGGAAAAGATGTAACTATAATTGCAACCGGCATTATGGTTGCTAAAGCCTTAGAAGCAAGTGAAGCCTTAGAAGCAGAAGGCATATCAGCAAGAGTAATAAACATTTCAACTATAAAACCTATAGACAAGGACATAATTATAAAGGCTGCAAAAGAAACTAAGGGTATAGTTACAGCAGAAGAGCATAGCATAATAGGCGGATTAGGTAGTGCAGTAGCTGAGGTAATTGTAGAGAACTGTCCAGTACCAATGATGAGAGTAGGGGTAGAAGATACTTTTGGAGAATCTGGTACAGGAGAATCAGTTCTTGAAAAATATGGTTTGACCTCTGAAAATATAGTTAATAATGTAAAAAGAATATTGAAATAG
- a CDS encoding transketolase: protein MEKYGELKSIAKKLRIDIIEMLTESKSGHPGGSLSACEILTALYFKEMNIDPKNPDWEDRDRFILSKGHGAPVLYATLAEKGYFPKEELMNLRKIDSMLQGHPDMKGTKGVDMSTGSLGQGIAAANGMAIAGKLDNKDYRVYALLGDGECQEGIVWEAAMFAAHYKLDNLTVFLDHNGLQIDGRNEDVMNIEPIDEKFKAFGWNVISIDGHNFEEIISAIEEAKNTSGKPTMIIAKTVKGKGVSFMEDQAGWHGKAPSKEEAEKALSELEVE, encoded by the coding sequence ATGGAAAAGTATGGAGAACTAAAATCTATAGCAAAAAAATTGAGAATTGACATCATTGAAATGCTTACAGAATCAAAATCAGGGCACCCAGGTGGCTCCCTTTCAGCTTGTGAAATACTTACTGCATTGTACTTTAAAGAAATGAATATAGATCCTAAGAATCCAGATTGGGAGGATAGAGATAGATTTATACTTTCTAAAGGACATGGGGCACCAGTTCTTTATGCAACATTAGCAGAGAAAGGGTATTTTCCTAAAGAGGAATTGATGAATTTAAGAAAGATAGATTCTATGTTACAAGGACATCCTGATATGAAGGGAACTAAAGGAGTAGATATGAGTACTGGTTCTTTAGGCCAAGGAATAGCAGCAGCTAATGGAATGGCAATTGCAGGAAAACTTGATAATAAAGATTATAGAGTTTATGCCTTATTAGGTGATGGAGAATGCCAAGAAGGAATAGTTTGGGAAGCAGCTATGTTTGCAGCTCACTACAAACTAGATAATTTAACAGTATTTTTAGACCACAATGGATTACAAATAGATGGAAGAAATGAAGATGTTATGAATATTGAACCAATAGATGAGAAGTTCAAAGCATTTGGCTGGAATGTAATCTCAATTGATGGACATAATTTTGAAGAAATAATTTCTGCCATAGAAGAAGCAAAGAATACAAGTGGTAAACCAACTATGATCATCGCTAAGACTGTAAAAGGAAAGGGAGTATCTTTTATGGAAGATCAAGCAGGATGGCATGGTAAAGCACCTAGCAAAGAAGAAGCAGAAAAAGCACTAAGTGAATTGGAGGTGGAATAG
- a CDS encoding muramidase family protein, whose protein sequence is MKNFKKKTCMLIVASMVGLSSTSVAAPYTVKSGDSFWKISNNFNISLESLMKANNANENTIIYPGQVIEVPNGKKETKVTNTTANRSSIGREMNKSIDLGYGEYLDWFDEVKENVLPIGSVFKVTDFYTGKSFTMKRTIGSFHADCEALTLEDTEIIKEIWGGFNWERRPVIVQAKDRCVAASMTAMPHAGLDSVEGGKYTEGRSGGYGGGTNYDYIKGNGMDGHVDIHFAGSKRHKDGAIDPQHQKCIKIAAGMADK, encoded by the coding sequence ATGAAAAACTTTAAGAAAAAAACTTGTATGCTCATAGTAGCATCAATGGTGGGATTAAGTTCAACATCTGTTGCAGCACCTTATACAGTAAAATCAGGAGATTCATTTTGGAAAATAAGCAATAACTTTAATATTTCTTTAGAGAGTTTGATGAAGGCAAATAATGCAAATGAAAATACAATCATATATCCTGGGCAAGTTATAGAAGTACCAAATGGTAAAAAAGAAACAAAAGTTACTAATACAACTGCTAATAGAAGTAGCATTGGAAGAGAAATGAATAAATCTATTGATTTAGGATATGGTGAATATTTAGATTGGTTTGATGAAGTAAAAGAAAATGTTCTTCCTATAGGTTCAGTATTTAAAGTAACAGATTTCTACACAGGTAAATCTTTCACTATGAAGAGGACTATAGGTTCATTTCATGCTGATTGTGAAGCTTTAACATTGGAAGATACAGAGATTATAAAGGAGATTTGGGGAGGATTTAACTGGGAGAGAAGACCTGTAATTGTACAAGCTAAAGATAGATGTGTAGCAGCAAGTATGACAGCTATGCCTCATGCAGGTTTAGATAGTGTAGAAGGTGGAAAGTATACTGAAGGCAGAAGTGGTGGATATGGTGGAGGTACTAACTATGACTACATAAAGGGCAATGGAATGGATGGTCATGTGGATATTCACTTTGCAGGTAGTAAAAGGCATAAGGATGGAGCAATAGATCCACAGCATCAAAAATGTATAAAAATAGCTGCAGGAATGGCAGATAAGTAA
- a CDS encoding O-antigen ligase family protein: MVVENLKKKQYILPILLGIVFGVLYFKLPLRYFAAIFLGSLVAIAILHDVKVGLFLSILVLPFMPDELNLIFMLFIFLAFVYREVFRDINPLTKNPIDMPIALFVILIIISTITSINPMGSFRDLAIHLLSISFMFVMVNNIKDKNELNILLTIMVATASLVALYGLYQYKVGVEMEAKWLDTTNNEGITTRVFSVFGNPNILAEYLIMVTPISIALFWQTKSMFKKFLFLLTSLLLTGTLVLTFSRGGWLGFAFGIFIFILLVEKRLLLLLIPLGLGAINFLPPTILNRILSIANFADSSNNYRIRIWKITLDIIKDYLPTGVGFGYIPFKQTFETYIRTMPAYHSHNTYLETLAEMGIPGIVVLIMLIFIIYKYSIKTLVKGEDKWTKVISAGILSGISALLMHGAVENVLYLPKIIITFWTLVSFLLVLMRLSEESRDIG, from the coding sequence ATGGTGGTAGAAAACTTAAAAAAGAAACAGTACATTCTCCCTATATTATTGGGAATAGTCTTTGGAGTACTATATTTCAAACTCCCTCTACGATATTTTGCAGCAATATTTTTAGGATCATTAGTGGCAATTGCTATTCTTCATGATGTAAAGGTAGGATTGTTTTTAAGTATTTTAGTTTTACCCTTTATGCCTGATGAACTAAATTTGATTTTTATGCTATTTATATTTTTAGCATTTGTATATAGAGAGGTATTTAGAGATATAAATCCTCTTACGAAAAATCCAATAGATATGCCTATTGCTTTATTTGTAATACTTATTATTATCTCTACTATAACATCAATAAATCCTATGGGAAGCTTTAGGGATTTGGCAATTCACTTATTGTCCATTTCCTTTATGTTTGTTATGGTGAACAATATTAAGGATAAAAACGAGCTGAATATTTTGCTTACTATTATGGTTGCTACTGCGTCATTAGTAGCATTATATGGCTTGTATCAGTACAAAGTTGGAGTTGAAATGGAAGCAAAGTGGCTTGATACTACTAACAATGAAGGTATAACTACTAGAGTATTTTCAGTGTTTGGAAATCCTAATATTCTAGCAGAGTATCTCATAATGGTTACACCAATTTCAATAGCACTGTTTTGGCAGACTAAGTCTATGTTTAAGAAATTTTTATTCTTATTAACATCTCTACTATTAACAGGTACATTGGTACTAACATTTTCTAGAGGTGGTTGGTTGGGATTTGCCTTTGGAATATTTATATTTATACTATTAGTAGAAAAAAGACTTCTTTTATTGTTGATTCCATTGGGCTTAGGTGCAATTAATTTTTTACCACCTACAATTTTAAACAGAATACTCAGTATCGCCAACTTTGCAGATTCATCTAATAACTATAGAATTAGGATTTGGAAAATAACTTTAGATATTATAAAGGACTATTTGCCTACTGGAGTTGGATTTGGATATATTCCTTTTAAACAGACTTTTGAAACATATATTAGAACTATGCCTGCTTATCATTCTCATAACACATATCTTGAGACTTTAGCAGAGATGGGGATTCCGGGGATTGTAGTTCTTATAATGTTAATTTTTATAATATATAAATACTCAATTAAAACCCTTGTAAAAGGGGAAGATAAATGGACAAAAGTGATTTCAGCAGGAATACTTTCTGGGATAAGTGCATTACTTATGCATGGAGCTGTTGAAAATGTCCTTTATTTGCCAAAGATAATCATTACATTTTGGACCTTAGTATCTTTTTTATTAGTTCTCATGAGATTATCAGAGGAATCTAGAGATATTGGTTAA
- a CDS encoding AAA family ATPase, whose product MTKLFTKYEVPLESLKRRCTADTFEHDTTSNIPVSRELIGQERAMEALKFGLSIKRKGYNIYVSGLTGTGKNSYSYLVAKEFAEKKDRPKDWCYVFNFRNSKSPRAISLESGMGTIFKKDIEEAIKNIKLEIPKILSSKEYEDSKNLIYGQHQKKAQETIDELNDVAKNYNFVFKQTDRGILSLPLVDGRPMTDEEIENLTISQVEKLKELSEELSKQVFDYVKRIKDLEVSLRDKIKELKEQKTLEVASLYIDPIVEKFQVQNGVNSYLLDMKKDIVKNFDKFVVEEEKYLDNALIPIDRKEDFFKRYEVNLFIDNKDVKGAPVIREMNPNYYNLMGKIEYVNELGGLRTDHTKIRPGALHEANSGYLIIQAKDILQSKAAWDGLKRAISTEEIVIENITGLNIISETLRPEPIPLDIKVIIIGDYMTYHLLYQYDEDFKKLFKIRSDFDVEMERNSQNIMKIGSFVAYQCEEENLKPFDRTALASIIDLSSRIAESQNKLTARFNELVEIIYEAEAYTTAENRDVVTKEDVLMAVNKKVYRNNIYEEKILEYIEDGTILLDTSGWKVGEINGLSVMNIGQYNFGRPCKITVNTYLGKEGILNIEREVDQSGSIYDKGVLILGGYLGEKYAKDIQLSVTASITFEQSYDGIEGDSASSTELYALLSSLADIPINQAIAVTGSVNQKGMVQPIGGVNEKIEGYYKVCKIKGLTGSEGVIIPKQNVENLMLNDEVIEAVKEGLFKIYAVESIDEGIEILTNMEAGEMDEEGNYKEGTINYLVQKRLEEYSDLSKDYE is encoded by the coding sequence GTGACCAAATTGTTTACTAAATACGAAGTGCCTCTGGAAAGTTTAAAGAGAAGATGTACTGCTGATACATTTGAGCATGATACTACTTCCAATATTCCAGTGTCAAGGGAGCTTATTGGGCAAGAGAGGGCGATGGAAGCACTAAAGTTTGGACTTTCTATAAAGAGAAAGGGATACAATATCTATGTATCGGGGCTTACTGGAACAGGAAAAAATAGTTATTCATACTTGGTGGCAAAGGAGTTTGCAGAGAAAAAAGATAGACCAAAAGATTGGTGTTATGTATTTAATTTTAGAAATTCCAAATCTCCAAGAGCTATTAGCTTAGAATCAGGTATGGGTACGATATTTAAAAAAGACATAGAAGAAGCGATTAAAAATATAAAGTTAGAGATACCAAAGATACTATCATCGAAAGAATATGAAGATAGTAAAAATTTAATATATGGTCAACATCAAAAAAAGGCTCAAGAAACTATTGATGAGTTAAATGATGTGGCAAAGAATTATAATTTTGTATTTAAACAAACAGATCGAGGAATTTTAAGTCTACCATTAGTAGATGGGCGACCTATGACTGATGAAGAAATTGAAAACTTGACTATATCTCAAGTAGAAAAACTAAAGGAGCTTTCAGAAGAACTAAGTAAACAGGTTTTTGATTATGTAAAGAGAATTAAAGACTTGGAAGTTAGTCTAAGAGATAAAATTAAGGAACTAAAAGAGCAGAAAACCTTAGAAGTTGCTTCACTATACATTGATCCTATAGTAGAAAAGTTTCAAGTTCAAAATGGGGTTAATAGTTATCTATTAGATATGAAGAAGGATATAGTTAAGAACTTTGATAAATTTGTTGTTGAAGAAGAAAAATATCTAGACAATGCGTTGATTCCAATTGATAGGAAGGAAGATTTTTTCAAAAGATACGAAGTTAATCTCTTTATTGATAATAAAGATGTCAAAGGTGCCCCTGTAATAAGGGAAATGAATCCAAACTATTACAATTTGATGGGGAAAATAGAGTATGTAAATGAATTAGGGGGACTAAGAACTGATCATACTAAGATAAGACCAGGAGCATTACATGAGGCTAATAGTGGCTATCTAATCATACAGGCAAAAGATATACTTCAGAGCAAAGCGGCTTGGGATGGGCTAAAAAGAGCTATTTCTACAGAAGAAATAGTTATTGAAAATATTACTGGTCTAAACATAATATCTGAAACCCTAAGACCTGAGCCTATACCCCTTGATATAAAAGTTATAATCATTGGAGACTATATGACATATCACTTACTTTATCAATATGATGAAGATTTCAAGAAACTTTTCAAAATCAGATCGGATTTTGATGTTGAGATGGAAAGAAATAGTCAAAACATAATGAAAATAGGTTCCTTTGTAGCCTATCAATGTGAAGAAGAAAACTTAAAGCCCTTTGATAGAACTGCATTAGCTTCAATAATAGATTTAAGTAGTAGGATAGCAGAGAGTCAAAATAAGTTGACGGCTAGATTTAATGAGTTAGTTGAAATCATATATGAAGCAGAGGCTTATACTACAGCAGAAAACAGGGATGTAGTTACAAAAGAAGATGTTTTGATGGCTGTAAACAAAAAAGTCTACAGAAACAATATATATGAAGAAAAAATACTAGAATATATAGAAGATGGTACTATATTACTTGACACAAGTGGTTGGAAAGTAGGAGAAATAAATGGCTTATCTGTTATGAATATAGGCCAATACAACTTTGGCAGGCCTTGTAAGATAACAGTAAATACTTATTTAGGCAAAGAAGGTATTCTAAATATAGAAAGAGAAGTAGATCAAAGTGGAAGTATTTATGACAAGGGAGTACTAATACTTGGTGGATATTTAGGAGAAAAATATGCCAAAGATATTCAGCTTTCAGTTACCGCAAGTATAACATTTGAACAGTCTTATGACGGTATAGAAGGAGATAGTGCTTCTAGTACAGAACTTTACGCATTACTATCAAGTCTTGCAGACATACCAATAAATCAAGCAATAGCAGTCACTGGTTCAGTCAATCAAAAGGGAATGGTTCAGCCTATTGGTGGAGTCAATGAAAAGATTGAAGGATACTATAAGGTTTGCAAAATCAAAGGACTTACTGGAAGTGAAGGTGTGATAATTCCAAAGCAAAATGTAGAAAATTTAATGTTAAATGATGAAGTAATTGAAGCGGTAAAAGAAGGACTATTTAAAATCTATGCTGTGGAAAGTATAGACGAAGGGATAGAGATATTGACCAATATGGAAGCAGGAGAAATGGACGAAGAAGGAAATTACAAAGAAGGAACAATTAATTATTTGGTACAAAAAAGATTAGAAGAATACTCAGATTTAAGTAAAGATTATGAGTAA
- the csaB gene encoding polysaccharide pyruvyl transferase CsaB: protein MKVKDKILISGYYGFDNSGDDAILRAIVKDIEENSDNVEITVLSKRPSYTQESYGIKAIDRFNMKETAKAIRDADLFISGGGSLLQDVTSTRSILYYLTLMNYAKKHNIPVMVYANGIGPINKKYNRFLTRRILNKVDLITLRDEDSKSFLKELGVKNKNIYVTCDPVFTMIPSEKSRIEEIFQKEGIPREKPLIGIAIRQWKDAPNLVDTMSESIDKILDEYDVNIVFIPMHYPEDLDISIEVVKNVSKKGIYVLREQYSVEDIMGIIKELELIIAMRLHSLIYATTQGTPMVGLIYDPKIEGFLKFIDVEYMCYVDNMRVEELLQNIRSVWENRSSIREKLEEGDEKFKEKALENVHMALDLLKRR, encoded by the coding sequence ATGAAAGTGAAAGACAAGATACTTATTTCTGGATACTATGGGTTTGACAATAGTGGCGATGATGCTATTTTAAGAGCTATAGTTAAAGACATTGAAGAGAATAGTGACAATGTAGAGATAACAGTACTGTCTAAAAGACCTTCTTATACACAAGAATCCTATGGGATAAAGGCTATTGATAGATTTAATATGAAGGAAACAGCTAAAGCTATAAGAGATGCTGATTTGTTTATAAGTGGAGGAGGAAGCTTACTTCAAGATGTTACCAGTACTAGATCAATTTTATACTATTTAACCCTAATGAACTATGCTAAAAAGCACAATATTCCTGTAATGGTATATGCAAATGGCATTGGTCCAATAAATAAGAAATATAATAGATTCTTGACTAGAAGGATACTCAATAAAGTTGATTTGATAACCCTTAGAGATGAAGACTCTAAAAGTTTTCTGAAAGAATTAGGAGTTAAAAATAAAAATATATATGTAACTTGCGATCCAGTTTTTACAATGATACCTTCAGAGAAATCTAGAATTGAAGAAATATTTCAAAAGGAAGGCATACCAAGGGAAAAACCATTGATAGGTATAGCTATTAGACAGTGGAAAGATGCTCCAAATTTAGTTGATACAATGTCAGAGTCTATAGATAAAATACTTGATGAATACGATGTAAATATTGTTTTCATTCCTATGCACTATCCTGAAGACTTAGATATAAGTATTGAAGTTGTTAAAAATGTATCTAAGAAAGGTATATATGTATTGAGGGAACAATATAGCGTTGAAGATATAATGGGGATAATAAAAGAACTAGAACTCATTATTGCCATGAGATTACATTCCCTAATATATGCTACAACTCAAGGTACTCCTATGGTAGGACTAATATATGATCCCAAAATTGAAGGATTTTTAAAGTTTATAGATGTAGAATATATGTGTTATGTAGACAATATGAGAGTAGAAGAATTATTACAAAATATTAGATCTGTTTGGGAAAATAGAAGTAGCATAAGAGAAAAACTGGAAGAAGGGGACGAGAAGTTTAAGGAAAAGGCATTAGAAAATGTCCATATGGCCTTAGACCTTTTAAAGAGAAGGTGA
- a CDS encoding WecB/TagA/CpsF family glycosyltransferase → MESIKIFGVRVDKVSLKEAVCKVEEFLQGNGPKTIYTPNTEIIMEAKEDEQLKEVLNNGNLIIPDGIGLIYAAKIKKKPLVERVTGFDLSIEMIKLADKHSYSIFLLGGEEGIAKKAGEKIVEKYTNVKIAGYNNGYFKGAHIGFPGHEEEREVIEKIKQAKPDILFVGFGAPKSEKWMELYKDELNCKVMIGNGGTMDIIAGKVKRAPEVYQKLGLEWFYRLIKEPSRIKRQIALPKFMFKVIFGKDVVE, encoded by the coding sequence ATGGAAAGTATAAAGATATTTGGTGTAAGGGTAGATAAGGTATCATTAAAAGAAGCTGTATGCAAAGTAGAAGAATTTTTACAAGGGAATGGGCCTAAAACCATATATACACCAAATACTGAGATAATAATGGAAGCTAAAGAAGATGAACAACTAAAGGAAGTATTAAACAATGGGAATTTGATTATTCCTGATGGTATTGGACTTATATATGCTGCAAAGATAAAAAAGAAACCTCTTGTAGAGAGAGTGACAGGATTTGATTTGTCTATTGAGATGATTAAATTAGCAGATAAACATTCATATAGTATATTTCTTTTAGGTGGAGAAGAAGGAATTGCAAAAAAAGCTGGGGAAAAAATAGTAGAAAAATATACAAATGTAAAAATTGCAGGTTATAATAATGGATACTTTAAAGGAGCACATATAGGTTTTCCAGGTCATGAAGAGGAAAGAGAAGTGATTGAAAAAATCAAACAAGCTAAGCCGGATATTCTATTTGTTGGCTTTGGGGCTCCAAAATCAGAAAAGTGGATGGAACTTTATAAAGATGAGTTAAACTGCAAAGTTATGATAGGAAATGGTGGAACTATGGATATAATTGCTGGAAAAGTTAAAAGGGCTCCAGAGGTATATCAAAAGCTAGGACTAGAATGGTTTTATAGATTGATAAAAGAACCGTCTAGAATAAAAAGACAAATAGCTCTTCCGAAATTCATGTTTAAAGTTATATTTGGAAAAGATGTAGTAGAATAG
- a CDS encoding protease complex subunit PrcB family protein: protein MKKNVIVFIIIIIIVLGIIIVPKYFQAGDGKVRFKTVEKQEIPQKIVDILPNYLADERALGCKVEDEVFVVVTRGEKNTGGYSVTIDRIEKKKVSKDEYNLTVYAVFKDPKPDEIVAQKISYPFAIAKTDLDKLPNTIQLEVLYEE from the coding sequence TTGAAGAAGAATGTTATTGTATTTATTATCATCATAATAATTGTTTTAGGAATTATAATTGTTCCCAAATATTTTCAGGCAGGTGATGGAAAAGTGAGATTTAAAACTGTTGAAAAACAGGAAATACCACAAAAAATAGTTGATATACTACCTAATTATTTAGCAGATGAAAGAGCACTAGGATGCAAAGTAGAGGATGAAGTATTTGTTGTAGTGACTAGAGGGGAGAAAAACACAGGTGGATACTCAGTTACTATAGACAGAATTGAAAAGAAAAAAGTTTCTAAAGATGAATACAATCTCACAGTATATGCAGTATTTAAGGATCCAAAACCTGATGAGATCGTAGCACAAAAGATTTCATATCCCTTCGCTATAGCCAAAACAGATTTAGATAAACTCCCAAATACAATTCAATTAGAGGTTTTATATGAGGAATAG